The following proteins are encoded in a genomic region of Bacteroidota bacterium:
- a CDS encoding CoA protein activase: MLNTHYKIGLDIGSTTAKIAVVDSSQKLIFSEYRRHNTQIYYTLHNLLESAKSALGDCEVQPILTGSAGLGISERVEIPFVQELVSTTEIIRNKFPSVKTLIDIGGEDSKMIFYNGKKTPDIRMNGSCAGGTGAFIDQMAALLNISLKELNSLANKSSALYPIASRCGVFAKTDVQNLVSRKIPIQDIAASIFHAIAIQTINTLARGFDIKSKVILSGGPFTFMPELQNAFINALKISKSDVIHTNNTELFPAIGACYCKEENPPQLKISNFQKILSQASKNGITCDRLSPLFENKEIFNQWKNNNISFEIPKQSIKNYIGKECFIGIDSGSTTTKIAVIGKNNELLFQYYKNNDGKPIEAVKNGLLQFKKVLEKKKKEILIAKTAVTGYGEDLIKASFSIDLSLVETIAHYNAAKFFNKNVSFILDIGGQDMKAIFVENNLINRIELNESCSSGCGSFIETFGKSLGYSVEEFSQIACSSKAPCDLGTRCTVFMNSKVKQALRENASTNDIAAGLSISVIKNALHKVLKIKDIAELGDNIVVQGGTFRNPSVQKSLETLVGKKVICSDLPGLMGAFGASLFAKNNYYKKSNNGSFSSFKLTDMENFGFNKTQQLRCKACENQCIVTKFYSSSKNIYYSGNKCENIFSNKGQKNQKGINLFDYKNELLFQPAVKNENSEGIKIGIPRALNIYENFPFWNSLLSNCGIDLVLSEVSTNSIYEKGLGTIMSDSICFPAKLVHGHIFELIEKKVDRIFYPMVFYEKNEFEESNNHFNCPIVSSYADVIKSSINTLQNHSVEFDALEINFNNEKLLKSACFKYLSKLNIKRSVYKKALDIAIEAQQKFKQKIKSKAIEIIEKSKKNNQLLIVLAGRPYHSDSLINHKIPEILVNLGVNVVTEDSVPLSKNKTVEDLHIISQWSYPNRIYNAAQWVAEQDENVQFVLFNSFGCGPDAIVIDECNEILKSAGKIHTLIRIDEITSTGSVKLRLRSLIESLKIRGKSNFAQNQRISTPTFEEKDKRRTIIGPLFSDMYSPILPALFKLAGYQYVNLQSPDKTSVEYGLKYSNNEICYPATIVVGDIIRALNSGKYKRDELAVTLTQTGGQCRASTYLSLIKKAMVTAGFDDIPVISIGLNGKVINQQSGFNINWKLLVPITFVSILFCDAISMMYYSMVVREIEKGSSKKLKLKYLNLINNYIVENDINGVFQLLKSAVDDFNNVEVDDKFYPKIGIVGEIYVKYNSFGNQFIIDWLIEHGVEVMVPPLNDFLTQEFVNVKVNKKLGLTEAKFGDFYINYFEFKANKYFRKIDKIFSNYKLYSPFHKIREMSKKAEKILSLANQFGEGWLIPAEIATFSEQGINNIVSVQPFGCIANQVVSKGIEKKLKDNYPNLNLLFLDFDDGISNVNVINRLHFLVKNVKTEMQV, translated from the coding sequence ATTTTGAATACACATTATAAAATTGGTTTGGATATTGGGTCAACTACTGCAAAAATTGCAGTAGTTGATTCTTCGCAAAAGCTGATATTTTCGGAATACAGGCGACATAACACACAGATATATTACACTTTACACAATCTATTGGAGTCTGCAAAATCCGCCTTGGGCGACTGCGAAGTTCAACCAATATTGACTGGCTCTGCTGGTCTCGGAATTTCTGAAAGAGTAGAAATTCCTTTTGTTCAAGAACTGGTTTCTACTACCGAAATCATTCGAAATAAATTTCCATCAGTAAAGACACTTATCGACATTGGAGGAGAAGACTCCAAAATGATTTTCTACAACGGAAAAAAAACACCCGATATAAGAATGAATGGAAGTTGTGCTGGTGGAACTGGTGCGTTTATTGATCAAATGGCTGCATTGTTGAATATCTCGCTTAAAGAACTCAATTCTCTTGCGAATAAGTCTTCCGCACTATATCCGATTGCCTCTCGCTGCGGAGTTTTTGCTAAGACCGATGTTCAAAATTTAGTGAGCCGAAAAATACCGATTCAAGATATTGCAGCCTCAATATTTCATGCAATTGCAATTCAGACCATCAACACACTTGCACGTGGATTTGATATAAAATCTAAAGTAATATTATCTGGCGGACCTTTTACTTTTATGCCAGAATTGCAAAACGCATTTATTAATGCTCTTAAAATCTCAAAATCTGACGTAATTCATACTAATAACACTGAGCTTTTCCCTGCTATAGGAGCTTGCTATTGCAAGGAAGAAAATCCTCCACAACTTAAAATTTCCAACTTTCAGAAAATCCTAAGTCAGGCTTCAAAAAATGGTATTACCTGCGATCGTTTGTCCCCTCTTTTCGAAAATAAGGAAATATTCAATCAGTGGAAAAACAATAATATTAGCTTTGAAATTCCGAAGCAGAGCATTAAAAACTACATCGGCAAAGAATGTTTTATAGGAATAGATTCCGGTTCTACTACTACAAAAATTGCAGTTATCGGCAAGAATAATGAGTTGTTATTTCAATATTATAAAAACAATGATGGCAAACCAATTGAAGCAGTAAAAAACGGTTTACTACAATTCAAAAAAGTATTAGAAAAAAAGAAAAAAGAAATTTTAATAGCTAAAACTGCTGTTACAGGTTACGGCGAAGATTTAATAAAAGCCTCTTTTTCAATTGATTTAAGTTTGGTCGAAACAATTGCACATTACAATGCTGCAAAGTTTTTTAACAAAAATGTTAGCTTCATACTCGATATCGGTGGACAAGACATGAAAGCTATTTTTGTAGAAAATAACCTCATAAATAGAATTGAGCTTAACGAATCTTGCTCATCAGGATGTGGTTCGTTCATCGAAACTTTCGGAAAATCTTTGGGCTACTCTGTTGAAGAATTTTCGCAAATTGCCTGTTCATCGAAAGCACCATGCGATTTAGGCACCAGATGCACCGTTTTTATGAACTCGAAAGTTAAACAAGCTTTGCGAGAAAATGCCTCAACTAACGATATTGCTGCAGGCCTGTCCATTTCAGTAATAAAAAATGCACTGCATAAAGTGCTTAAAATTAAAGACATTGCAGAACTCGGCGATAATATTGTAGTTCAAGGCGGAACATTTCGTAATCCATCGGTTCAGAAATCTTTAGAAACTTTAGTAGGGAAAAAGGTAATTTGTTCCGATTTGCCTGGATTGATGGGAGCTTTCGGGGCTTCACTTTTTGCAAAAAACAATTATTACAAGAAATCAAATAATGGTAGTTTTTCAAGCTTTAAGCTTACTGACATGGAAAATTTTGGATTCAACAAAACTCAACAACTTAGATGTAAAGCTTGTGAAAATCAATGTATTGTAACAAAGTTTTATTCCAGCAGTAAAAACATTTACTACTCTGGCAATAAATGCGAAAACATATTTTCAAACAAAGGGCAAAAAAATCAAAAAGGCATAAATTTATTTGATTATAAAAATGAATTATTGTTTCAACCTGCTGTAAAAAATGAAAATTCAGAAGGAATAAAAATAGGAATACCGAGAGCCTTAAATATATACGAAAATTTTCCTTTTTGGAATTCTCTTTTAAGTAATTGTGGGATAGATCTTGTTTTGTCCGAAGTATCAACAAATTCGATTTACGAAAAAGGACTTGGAACAATAATGTCCGATAGCATTTGCTTTCCTGCAAAACTTGTTCATGGTCATATTTTTGAACTTATAGAAAAAAAAGTTGACAGGATTTTTTATCCAATGGTTTTTTATGAAAAAAATGAATTTGAAGAGTCCAATAATCATTTCAATTGCCCGATTGTAAGTAGTTATGCAGATGTAATTAAAAGCTCTATAAATACTCTCCAGAACCATTCTGTTGAATTTGATGCACTTGAAATAAATTTCAATAACGAAAAACTTCTGAAGTCGGCATGTTTTAAATATTTGAGTAAACTGAATATTAAACGTTCTGTTTATAAAAAAGCCTTAGATATAGCCATTGAAGCACAACAAAAATTCAAGCAAAAAATAAAATCGAAGGCGATAGAGATAATTGAAAAGTCGAAAAAAAACAATCAATTGTTAATTGTTTTGGCTGGAAGACCTTATCATTCCGATTCGCTTATCAATCATAAAATTCCTGAAATACTTGTAAATCTTGGAGTTAATGTGGTTACAGAAGATTCTGTTCCGCTGAGCAAAAACAAAACCGTTGAAGATTTGCATATTATTTCTCAATGGAGTTATCCGAACCGAATTTATAATGCAGCACAATGGGTTGCAGAACAAGACGAAAATGTTCAGTTTGTGCTTTTTAATTCTTTTGGCTGTGGGCCAGATGCTATAGTAATCGACGAATGCAACGAAATCTTAAAATCGGCAGGCAAAATTCATACTTTAATCAGAATTGATGAAATTACAAGCACCGGTTCAGTAAAATTACGTCTTCGTTCCTTAATTGAGTCCTTAAAAATCAGAGGGAAATCAAATTTTGCTCAAAACCAAAGAATTTCAACTCCCACTTTTGAAGAAAAAGATAAGAGAAGAACAATTATTGGCCCTCTTTTTTCGGATATGTATTCTCCTATTCTGCCAGCTTTGTTTAAATTGGCAGGATATCAATATGTGAATTTACAAAGCCCGGACAAAACGTCTGTTGAATATGGCCTAAAATATTCTAATAACGAAATTTGTTATCCGGCAACCATAGTTGTTGGCGACATAATCAGAGCATTAAATTCAGGAAAATATAAGAGAGATGAACTTGCGGTAACACTTACTCAGACAGGAGGCCAGTGTAGGGCATCAACATATTTGTCGCTTATAAAAAAGGCAATGGTTACGGCCGGATTTGACGATATTCCGGTAATTTCTATTGGGCTAAACGGAAAAGTGATTAATCAGCAATCTGGTTTCAATATCAACTGGAAATTGCTGGTACCTATCACTTTTGTTTCGATACTTTTTTGCGATGCTATTTCGATGATGTATTATTCTATGGTTGTAAGAGAAATCGAAAAAGGAAGCTCAAAGAAGCTTAAGCTAAAATATTTAAATTTAATTAATAACTACATTGTTGAAAATGATATTAATGGTGTTTTTCAACTATTAAAAAGTGCAGTTGACGATTTTAATAATGTAGAAGTCGATGATAAGTTTTATCCAAAAATTGGAATAGTTGGCGAAATTTATGTAAAATATAATTCCTTCGGCAATCAATTTATTATAGATTGGTTAATTGAACATGGTGTAGAAGTTATGGTTCCGCCGTTGAACGATTTTCTAACACAGGAATTTGTCAACGTCAAGGTAAATAAAAAGTTAGGATTGACAGAAGCAAAATTTGGCGATTTCTATATAAACTATTTTGAATTTAAGGCGAATAAATATTTTCGAAAAATTGATAAAATTTTTAGCAATTATAAGCTATACAGTCCATTTCATAAAATTAGAGAAATGTCGAAAAAAGCAGAAAAAATTCTGAGTCTCGCCAATCAGTTTGGTGAAGGATGGCTAATTCCTGCCGAAATAGCAACATTTTCTGAGCAAGGCATTAACAACATTGTTAGTGTTCAACCATTTGGATGCATTGCAAATCAAGTGGTTTCTAAAGGAATAGAAAAGAAATTAAAAGATAACTACCCGAATTTGAATCTTCTTTTTCTCGATTTCGACGATGGAATTAGCAATGTCAATGTAATAAATCGTTTGCATTTTCTTGTTAAAAATGTTAAAACTGAAATGCAGGTTTAG
- a CDS encoding peptidylprolyl isomerase, producing the protein MKKLFYLGLFILAFSSCEKETQSEIDEQKIKSYLTENEIDATAHDSGIYFIITKEGTGGSPNISSSVEVNYKGYLTDGSVFDETSGNSAIFPLQNLILGWQIGIPLLEKGGEGTFFIPSELGYGTQAIGSIPANSVLIFEIELLDFQ; encoded by the coding sequence ATGAAAAAACTATTTTATTTAGGTCTATTTATTCTGGCTTTTTCTTCTTGCGAAAAAGAAACTCAATCGGAAATTGACGAGCAAAAAATCAAAAGTTATCTTACTGAAAACGAAATTGATGCTACAGCTCACGATTCTGGAATATATTTTATAATTACAAAAGAAGGAACAGGTGGCAGCCCGAATATATCCTCTTCTGTAGAAGTAAACTATAAAGGATATTTGACAGATGGATCTGTATTCGATGAAACTTCCGGAAATTCTGCCATTTTCCCACTCCAAAACCTCATTTTAGGTTGGCAAATAGGGATACCCTTATTGGAAAAGGGTGGGGAAGGAACATTTTTCATTCCATCTGAATTGGGATACGGAACGCAAGCCATAGGTAGCATACCGGCTAATTCAGTACTTATTTTTGAAATAGAATTGCTTGATTTTCAGTGA
- a CDS encoding insulinase family protein, with protein sequence MIDFKKHTLDNGLKVILHRDTSTPMLAVNVLYDVGARDEKPEKTGFAHLFEHLMFGGSKNIPNYDKHVQDAGGENNAFTNNNFTNYYINLPKTNLETALCLESDRMLALDFSEKSLEIQRNVVIEEFKQRYLNQPYGDLWLMLRPLAYKTHPYRWATIGKEISHIENATLADVKEFFYKFYAPNNAILSIVGNIDFNDTKKAVQKWFGGIPKRNIPERKIPKEPAQTSLRKLEVQRDVPFDAIYMAFHMCKRTDEKYYASDLLSDILSNGKSSRLYQKLVKEQKLFSEINAYITGDLDEGLFIITGKLIKGIEIEKGETAIWVELKKLKTESISDYEFTKVKNKVESAIIFSEISILNRAMSLAYFELLGDAAAVNLETEKYSQVSKSDISNIAEEILNEFNCSKIYYRAKLF encoded by the coding sequence ATGATAGATTTTAAAAAACATACACTTGACAATGGACTAAAAGTTATACTGCACAGAGACACATCAACACCCATGCTTGCTGTGAATGTTCTGTACGATGTAGGTGCAAGAGACGAAAAGCCAGAAAAAACCGGATTTGCACATTTGTTTGAACATTTGATGTTCGGAGGATCGAAAAACATTCCAAACTACGACAAACATGTACAAGATGCAGGAGGTGAAAACAATGCATTCACAAACAATAATTTCACGAATTATTATATAAATCTGCCCAAAACTAATCTCGAAACGGCATTATGCTTAGAATCTGACAGAATGCTCGCTTTAGATTTTTCTGAAAAAAGTCTTGAAATTCAACGGAATGTAGTGATTGAAGAATTCAAACAAAGATATTTAAATCAACCATATGGCGACCTCTGGTTAATGTTACGACCTCTGGCATACAAAACTCATCCGTATCGCTGGGCAACTATTGGGAAAGAAATTTCGCATATTGAAAATGCAACTTTAGCAGATGTGAAAGAGTTTTTCTATAAATTTTATGCTCCGAATAATGCAATCTTATCGATTGTAGGAAATATTGATTTCAATGACACAAAAAAGGCAGTTCAGAAATGGTTTGGAGGCATTCCAAAAAGAAATATCCCAGAAAGAAAAATTCCGAAAGAGCCAGCCCAAACCTCGCTTCGTAAACTTGAAGTACAGCGAGATGTTCCTTTCGATGCAATTTACATGGCTTTTCATATGTGTAAGCGTACTGACGAAAAATATTATGCAAGCGATTTGTTGTCCGATATTTTATCGAACGGAAAATCGTCTCGTTTGTACCAAAAATTAGTGAAAGAACAAAAATTGTTTAGCGAAATAAACGCCTATATTACTGGCGACTTAGATGAAGGTTTGTTTATTATCACAGGAAAACTTATTAAAGGTATCGAAATTGAGAAAGGAGAAACAGCAATTTGGGTGGAACTTAAAAAACTAAAAACAGAAAGTATTTCTGATTATGAGTTTACTAAAGTGAAAAACAAAGTTGAATCTGCAATAATATTCTCAGAAATATCAATTTTAAATAGAGCCATGAGTCTTGCATATTTCGAACTACTTGGCGATGCAGCGGCCGTAAATCTTGAGACAGAAAAATACTCGCAAGTTTCTAAATCTGACATTTCAAATATTGCAGAAGAAATATTAAATGAATTTAATTGCTCGAAAATTTATTATCGGGCTAAATTATTTTGA
- a CDS encoding trypsin-like serine protease: MKKTAILITALSLLLSSCATILNGKYQKIEMYTDYADEVLINDEKAIKKNGKYLFKRDLRPKQITIKTKDYKDENFVIMQHKKSPLHIISWIPFGITLVVPLYDRGNRSWNYDKEIEYTLKRHSIKNKKSDSKEIKINKISVDLEKQNIKYRNFNTYKGYILKRKNKVAKSSDSEEEIKIENTIFSIVLNNLLKDKGYIDTTRMVFKDSYLNNLLVNAKITEYTIHHIYSRFMNPRFGGMVYLDLSIDWEVLDYYEKPIYSMTTNSRSGEFAILEYYYKDDVVQNAIKDVMEISLIEFMNTEKVNFLMHDREEIVVEESFEEINIPKSDLHVSNLSQAIKSSLTVKSKNGFGSGFIISSDGYIITNYHVVSGSTDLKVILNDKSEHEVEVIRVSKIYDLALLKIEPNQLIPFKINKSKDIEIALEVYAIGTPTAEDLSQTLSRGIISGIREPENGSKLIQTDASINSGNSGGPLVNKDGLVLGVVSSKIKGFSIEGVAFGIPAYEILDKLNINIK; encoded by the coding sequence ATGAAAAAAACTGCAATTTTAATTACGGCACTATCTCTACTACTATCTAGCTGTGCAACAATACTAAACGGCAAATATCAAAAAATAGAAATGTACACAGATTATGCAGATGAAGTCCTGATAAATGATGAAAAAGCAATAAAAAAAAATGGGAAATATTTATTTAAGCGTGATTTAAGACCAAAACAAATAACAATAAAAACTAAAGATTACAAAGACGAAAATTTTGTGATAATGCAACACAAAAAATCTCCATTACACATTATTTCATGGATACCTTTTGGGATTACTCTTGTCGTTCCCTTATACGATAGAGGGAATAGGTCTTGGAATTACGATAAAGAAATAGAATACACTTTAAAGAGACACTCAATTAAGAATAAAAAATCAGATTCAAAAGAAATTAAAATAAATAAAATCAGTGTTGATCTTGAAAAGCAAAACATTAAATATCGAAATTTCAATACTTATAAAGGCTATATTCTAAAAAGAAAAAATAAAGTTGCGAAATCTAGTGATTCAGAAGAAGAAATAAAAATAGAAAATACTATTTTTTCTATTGTCTTAAACAATCTTTTAAAGGATAAAGGCTATATTGATACAACAAGAATGGTATTTAAAGACAGTTACCTGAACAACTTACTTGTCAATGCGAAAATTACTGAATATACAATTCACCATATTTACAGTCGATTCATGAATCCCAGATTTGGAGGTATGGTTTATTTAGACTTATCAATAGATTGGGAAGTCTTGGATTATTATGAAAAACCTATTTATTCTATGACAACCAATTCAAGGTCTGGAGAATTCGCAATTCTTGAATACTACTACAAAGATGATGTTGTACAAAATGCTATAAAAGATGTTATGGAGATTAGTTTAATTGAATTCATGAACACTGAAAAAGTCAATTTTCTTATGCACGATAGGGAGGAAATTGTAGTAGAAGAATCTTTTGAAGAAATAAATATCCCAAAATCAGACTTGCACGTGTCTAACTTATCTCAAGCCATAAAATCATCCTTAACAGTAAAGTCTAAAAATGGTTTTGGAAGTGGTTTTATAATCAGTAGCGATGGATATATAATTACCAACTATCACGTAGTTTCTGGTTCAACAGACCTGAAAGTTATTTTGAATGACAAGTCAGAACATGAAGTAGAAGTAATAAGGGTGAGTAAAATATATGACTTAGCACTGTTAAAAATTGAACCAAATCAATTGATTCCATTCAAAATTAACAAATCTAAAGATATTGAAATAGCATTAGAAGTTTATGCTATTGGGACACCAACCGCCGAAGATTTGTCACAAACTCTTTCAAGAGGAATAATTTCTGGAATTAGGGAACCTGAAAATGGTTCAAAGCTAATACAAACAGATGCAAGTATTAATAGTGGCAATAGTGGCGGACCATTAGTTAATAAAGATGGATTGGTATTAGGAGTAGTCTCTTCTAAAATTAAAGGATTTAGTATCGAAGGTGTTGCTTTTGGAATTCCTGCTTATGAAATACTAGATAAACTAAACATAAATATTAAGTAA
- the ung gene encoding uracil-DNA glycosylase, whose protein sequence is MDPTIEESWKNILSEEFNKGYFAELKKFLVSEKSKHKVYPPGEKIFAAFNFLPFEKVKVVLLGQDPYHGAGQAHGLCFSVPHGVSPPPSLVNIFKEIKSDLGIEIPSHGNLESWAKQGVLLLNATLTVRANQAGSHQKQGWETFTDAVIQKLSLNRNTLVFILWGRYAQSKESLIDTNKHYILKTGHPSPLSAYKAGFFGCKHFSQTNQILQQNGLEPINWNL, encoded by the coding sequence ATTGATCCAACAATCGAAGAAAGCTGGAAAAATATCCTTTCAGAAGAGTTCAATAAAGGCTATTTCGCTGAGCTAAAGAAGTTTCTTGTTTCTGAGAAATCAAAACATAAGGTATATCCTCCAGGCGAAAAAATCTTTGCTGCCTTCAATTTTTTGCCTTTCGAAAAAGTAAAAGTAGTTTTGTTAGGTCAGGATCCATATCATGGTGCAGGGCAGGCTCATGGATTATGTTTTTCGGTGCCTCATGGAGTTTCTCCACCTCCTTCTCTTGTCAATATTTTTAAAGAAATAAAATCGGATTTGGGAATTGAAATTCCATCGCATGGGAATCTTGAATCGTGGGCAAAACAGGGAGTTTTGTTGCTTAATGCCACTCTCACAGTTCGGGCAAATCAGGCCGGTTCGCACCAAAAGCAAGGTTGGGAAACTTTCACCGATGCAGTAATTCAAAAACTATCGTTGAATAGAAACACTTTGGTATTTATTCTTTGGGGAAGGTATGCTCAATCTAAAGAAAGCTTGATTGATACAAACAAACATTATATTTTGAAAACCGGGCATCCTTCGCCATTGTCGGCATATAAAGCAGGATTTTTTGGTTGCAAACATTTTTCGCAAACTAATCAAATTTTACAACAGAACGGACTAGAACCTATTAATTGGAATTTGTAA
- a CDS encoding glycosyltransferase family 2 protein, translating into MIFNKKIVVVMPAYNAANTLEITYNEIPRDIVDDVILVDDLSSDNTIEKAKQLGIKHIVSHKKNQGYGGNQKSCYKKALEIDADIVVMVHPDYQYTPKLLHSMCYLIANDVFKVVLGSRILGRGAIKGGMPRYKYIFNRLLTLSQNYLIGQKLSEYHTGYRAFSREVLEKINFENNSDDFVFDNQMLTQIFYAGFDIAEITCPTKYFDDASSINLSRSITYGLGVIKTSFMYFFQRIGLAKFELFKTK; encoded by the coding sequence ATGATATTCAATAAAAAAATTGTAGTGGTAATGCCGGCATATAATGCTGCAAATACTCTTGAAATCACTTATAATGAAATTCCGAGAGATATTGTTGATGATGTTATTTTAGTGGACGATTTGAGCAGCGATAACACTATTGAAAAAGCTAAGCAATTAGGAATTAAACATATAGTTTCGCACAAAAAAAATCAGGGTTATGGGGGCAATCAAAAATCTTGCTACAAAAAAGCTCTGGAAATTGATGCAGATATAGTGGTGATGGTTCACCCTGATTATCAATATACACCTAAACTTTTGCACTCAATGTGCTACCTGATAGCCAACGATGTGTTTAAAGTTGTTCTTGGATCGAGAATTCTTGGGCGCGGTGCAATAAAGGGAGGTATGCCTCGCTACAAATACATTTTCAACCGATTGCTCACACTTTCACAAAACTATTTGATTGGACAAAAACTATCGGAATATCATACCGGTTATCGGGCTTTCTCGCGAGAGGTTTTGGAGAAAATTAATTTTGAAAACAACTCAGACGATTTTGTTTTTGATAATCAAATGCTTACACAAATATTTTATGCCGGATTCGATATTGCTGAAATTACTTGTCCAACAAAATATTTCGACGATGCTTCTTCAATAAACCTGAGCAGAAGTATAACTTATGGACTTGGAGTTATTAAAACCTCTTTTATGTACTTTTTTCAACGAATTGGATTGGCAAAGTTTGAACTTTTCAAAACAAAATAG